A single window of Microplitis demolitor isolate Queensland-Clemson2020A chromosome 7, iyMicDemo2.1a, whole genome shotgun sequence DNA harbors:
- the LOC103571462 gene encoding synaptic vesicle glycoprotein 2B yields MVNKNLRCSVSTIQVNNDNEVKEPSADFETALSATGFGAFNIFLMLALIPVGWANAFDMTSSAFILASAECELELTFIRKGLLCSAVYIGMMFTPLFWGFVSDRLPKRTLMLFGLLIDALCNILCSVIESYYIFIILKFITGTIVSGPFTLLTPYLSEFQPNKYRAKLMTWSGLLYNAGFIIPAILAFNVTPLQWTFILFDREFTAWRLYYFACCIPSILGFLVLSFLPETPKMLMENGYLPRAYDLLRRIYIINNRLPIDTYPIKSLQQPSKKLNEITEESKLKKIRDTWDNIKELFKPPYLGHFLIINLLQFGSMLSFNTLRLWVPHMFIIINNFDYSLWDPARGNPTICEYLIPGVIPPGLANETFYANHTCIRWYINPSVYINSSIIAASAVGFSFLAGLFYTTRLRKKTVLIISYLIAIFSSFGTNWAQLVPLMLTLSASIVVTGRITANIVIAANADVIPIPLRTTAVSFITNTGNLASIIGNLVFPALLEFECLSAFMGIGVMLIPCVFMSLFTLRSEGKKITITPP; encoded by the exons atggttaataaaaatttacggtgTTCTGTTAGTACTATACAAGTTAATAATG acAATGAAGTTAAGGAACCAAGTGCAGACTTTGAAACAGCTCTGTCAGCGACTG GTTTTGGTGCATTCAATATCTTTCTGATGTTGGCATTGATCCCAGTGGGTTGGGCTAACGCATTTGATATGACGTCTTCAGCATTTATCTTGGCTTCAGCAGAATGTGAACTCGAATTAACATTTATTCGTAAAGGGTTACTCTGCAGCGCTGTATATATTG gAATGATGTTTACCCCATTATTTTGGGGTTTCGTATCAGATCGTTTGCCCAAACGAACATTAATGCTTTTCGGTCTATTGATTGATGCATTGTGTAATATACTTTGCAGTGTCATCGAAtcatattacatttttataattcttaaATTCATAACTGGCACTAT tgTTAGTGGGCCATTTACTCTTCTTACTCCTTATCTCAGTGAATTTCAACCAAATAAATATCGGGCTAAATTAATGACTTGGTCCGGCCTTTTATATAATGCAGGATTTATTATTCCagcaa tattgGCTTTTAATGTAACGCCACTCCAATGGACATTTATTCTCTTTGATCGAGAATTTACTGCTTGGAGACTTTATTACTTCGCATGCTGTATTCCATCTATCCTCGGCTTTTTGGTACTGAGTTTCCTTCCGGAAACTCCTAAAATGCTTATGGAAAATGGATATCTGCCAAGGGCTTATGATTTACTTAGACGTATTTACATAATCAATAATAGATTGCCTATTGACACTTATCcg ataaaatctTTGCAGCAACCttcaaaaaaacttaatgaaaTAACAGAAGaatcaaaacttaaaaaaattcgtgaTACTTGGgataatataaaagaattatttaaaccacCATATTTgggacattttttaataattaacttactaCAATTTGGCAGTATGCTTTC ATTCAACACATTGCGGCTTTGGGTACCGCACATGTTCATCATAATCAACAACTTTGACTACTCTCTGTGGGATCCTGCCCGTGGCAATCCAACGATATGCGAGTACTTGATTCCTGGCGTGATTCCCCCAGGTCTAGCAAACGAGACTTTCTATGCAAATCACACCTGCATTCGG tgGTACATAAATCCAAGCGTATATATCAATTCGAGTATTATTGCTGCTTCCGCCGTTGGATTTTCATTCCTTGCTGGTCTATTTTATACCACCAGATTGcgaaaaaaaactgttttga ttATTAGTTACTTGATCGCAATATTCAGCAGTTTCGGAACTAATTGGGCACAACTTGTACCTTTAATGTTGACCCTATCAGCATCTATTGTTGTAACGGGCCGAATAACGGCTAACATAGTTATCGCGGCTAATGCCGACGTCATTCCCATACCGTTAAG AACAACGGCTGTCagttttattacaaatacCGGAAATTTAGCAAGTATTATCGGAAACCTCGTATTTCCAGCTCTTCTTGAATTTGAATGTCTGAGTGCGTTCATGGGAATTGGCGTAATGTTAATAC CATGTGTCTTTATGTCACTTTTTACGCTACGATcagagggaaaaaaaataacaataacaccTCCTTAA